A genome region from Cytobacillus sp. IB215665 includes the following:
- a CDS encoding helix-turn-helix domain-containing protein: MNNGSMAKLIYELRKSKNMTQRQLAENLNITDKAVSKWERGLGYPDLSILSSLAETLGVTTNELLNGKRSVTPPFEENAIVETTLQYVNKVTFKKKKSVKFIAEPIITVTCLLGIFISVICDIAISGTFTWSLYPIAAISFAWLIIIPLFQFDEYRVRMSLISLSIFIFPFLSVLNNIIGGTKFMLPMGIPIALIAIGYLWGIYILFSIKNTFKWNMVSISILLGIPVSLLINYIVAKFINQPITDLWDVLAFGILGMASIVLFFIGQKQKYGVHE; the protein is encoded by the coding sequence ATGAATAATGGGAGCATGGCTAAATTAATTTATGAATTGAGAAAATCAAAAAATATGACACAAAGACAGTTGGCAGAAAATTTGAACATTACAGATAAGGCTGTTTCTAAATGGGAAAGAGGATTAGGGTATCCAGATTTATCAATATTATCCTCACTTGCAGAGACTTTAGGAGTTACTACAAATGAACTACTTAATGGGAAAAGAAGTGTGACCCCACCATTTGAAGAAAATGCAATAGTGGAAACAACTTTGCAATATGTAAATAAAGTAACATTCAAGAAAAAAAAATCCGTAAAATTTATTGCAGAACCTATAATAACAGTAACTTGTTTACTTGGTATATTTATTAGTGTGATTTGCGATATTGCGATTTCAGGAACTTTTACATGGTCATTATATCCAATTGCAGCAATTTCATTTGCATGGCTCATTATTATTCCTCTTTTTCAATTTGATGAGTATAGGGTTCGTATGTCGCTTATTTCGTTAAGTATTTTTATCTTTCCATTTTTGTCTGTTTTAAATAACATTATTGGAGGAACAAAATTCATGTTACCGATGGGAATACCAATAGCACTGATTGCTATAGGTTATTTATGGGGTATATACATTTTGTTTTCAATAAAGAATACATTCAAATGGAATATGGTTTCGATCTCTATTTTATTAGGTATTCCAGTTTCTTTGCTTATAAATTACATTGTAGCAAAATTTATAAACCAACCAATAACCGATTTGTGGGATGTTTTAGCATTTGGGATACTAGGGATGGCATCAATTGTGCTATTCTTCATAGGACAAAAGCAGAAATATGGAGTACATGAATAA